GCGGCGGTCCACCCTTCCGGTAGACCAGGACCATGGTGGACAGGCGCAGGGCCGCGTAGCGCGCATCCAGGTCTACCAGGGCGCGGGGCACGCGGAGCACGTTGGGCGAGGCATGGCGGAGCAGGGCGCCTTCGCGCGCGAGCCGCTCGTAGAGGAACGGGTCGGAGGTGGCCAGGAGGTCCGCGCGGACGGCGCCCGCGGCGCGCTCGGCTTCCAGGCGGCTGGCCACCTTCTCGCTGCCGGCCTGGTACCAGTGCACCTGGACGCCGGGCAGCCGCTCCTTCAGCAGGGGCTCCAGCGCGTCCAGGACGTGCCGGTACATGGACGTGTAGACCCAGACGTCTCCGGACGGTGTGCCCTCGCGCGTGGGGGCCGGCCCGGCCGAGGGCGCGGCGGACTCGATGCGGCAGGCGGCGAGCAGGATGAGCGCGCAGGTGAGGCCCGCGCCCCGGAGCAGCGTGGGCAAGGACATGCGCCCCGGATTATGCGGCACGCGCGCGCCCTGTCACGCGGCGTGGGCGTCACGGCCCGGAAAAGCGAAGCCCCTCCGCGCGCGAGGCACGGAGGGGCCGCTCAGCAGGCAACGGGCCTACTTGCAGGACTGCGGCGGCATGGCGTCAATCCAGTCCGCGATGAGCCTCGATGCCTGGTTGTGACGCAGGGCGCGGCCCAGCTCCGGCATCATCTTCCCCGACTCCTCGGTGTCCATGCGGTACCAGAGGATGGACGTCGAGTGGCTGCCGGGGACGATGTCGAACTCACCGCCCACGCCGCCGCCCGCGGACCCGGGCCGCTTGCACACGCCCAGCGTGAAGGCGTCCGTGTTCTCGACGTTGAGGAACAGCCGGCTGGTGGTGCCCGACGTCGCCTTGGGGTTGTGGCAATGCGCGCAGTTGATGTCCAGGTAGGTGCGCGCACGGTGCTCCAGGCTGGCCTCCTCCTCGTTGAACGCGTTCGGCGCGCGCGGCACCGAGTCGAGCGGCGGCAGCCCCGTCAGCCGGCCCAGGTTGGCCAGGTGCTGGAGCTGGTTGAGGGCCTCACCGCCGTAGTCGTGCTCCCGGTTGAGATACCGGGCCTTCACGCCGATGGGCACCAACACCTGGTTGTCCTGTGCGTCCTGGACGTGGTGGCACTTCAGGCACTGGTTCTTGCTGGGCACCAGGTAGTCCAGCCGCCGCTCCACGCCGTCCTCGCCGATGAAGCGCACGTCGCGCACGACGCGGCCGCCGTTGGCCAGCGTGGCCTCCGTCTGGGCCTCGTTCCAGAAGTAGGGGAACGCCTCCCAGCCACCGGGCCGCCGCACCAGCACGCGCGTTTCAATGACGCGCACGTTCTCCTCGGGCACGCGGAGGTCCGCGGGGAAGGCGAACGTCTTGGTGATGATGGTGCCCACCGGCAGGTCCAGCACTTCGCTGGCCGAGTACCGGGCCGAGGTGTCCGGCGGGATGAACAGCGTGCGCGTCTTCACCGAGTAGTCGGAGAAGAGCGGCGTGGTCAGCGTGTAGGGGATGTTCCCCTCCACCGGCCGCAGCCCGCCCGCCGCCGGTGTCCCGGTGAAGAGGCCGAAGCCCGACAGCGTGGTGGGCGGGAAGACCTCGCCGGCATCCGGTGTGCCCGCGTCGTCGCCGCCGGCATCCGGTGTGCCCGCGTCGTCGCCCGCGTCACCCGCGTCGGGCGTGCCGCTGTCCTCGGGGGGCAGGCCCGAGTCACGCTCGGTGGTGCCGGCGTCGGGCTGGGGTGTGACGCCGTCCTCGTCACCCGAGCAGGAGGCCAGCGCCGCGGTCAACAGCACCGCGGCGAGGCCCAGGCCCGGGATGAACGGCTTGTGCATGCGTCCGTTCGTCACCAGGCG
This genomic window from Myxococcus hansupus contains:
- a CDS encoding SO2930 family diheme c-type cytochrome — translated: MHKPFIPGLGLAAVLLTAALASCSGDEDGVTPQPDAGTTERDSGLPPEDSGTPDAGDAGDDAGTPDAGGDDAGTPDAGEVFPPTTLSGFGLFTGTPAAGGLRPVEGNIPYTLTTPLFSDYSVKTRTLFIPPDTSARYSASEVLDLPVGTIITKTFAFPADLRVPEENVRVIETRVLVRRPGGWEAFPYFWNEAQTEATLANGGRVVRDVRFIGEDGVERRLDYLVPSKNQCLKCHHVQDAQDNQVLVPIGVKARYLNREHDYGGEALNQLQHLANLGRLTGLPPLDSVPRAPNAFNEEEASLEHRARTYLDINCAHCHNPKATSGTTSRLFLNVENTDAFTLGVCKRPGSAGGGVGGEFDIVPGSHSTSILWYRMDTEESGKMMPELGRALRHNQASRLIADWIDAMPPQSCK